A genomic region of Raphanus sativus cultivar WK10039 chromosome 6, ASM80110v3, whole genome shotgun sequence contains the following coding sequences:
- the LOC108832677 gene encoding uncharacterized protein LOC108832677, whose product MTINGSMIFSLLTNLNYQLLEVRGGNKNNSSSIPSEDERDQGDDDDDDDDVVESTASAFDRAKRDKSRGSRRGPFVVDLDSGCTTKVSKNPSQDQSDQANDELNDSANAFVSVLFQRKSNKAVVAPVEEPKFNCPICLGPFTEEMSTKCGHIFCKSCIKDAISRQANCPTCRKKVTAKGLIRVFLPTTE is encoded by the exons ATGACGATAAATGGGAGCATGATCTTTTCACTACTGACAAACCTCAACTATCaa TTACTAGAAGTTCGAGGAGGGAACAAGAACAACAGCAGTAGTATACCAAGCGAAGACGAGCGAGATcaaggtgatgatgatgatgatgatgatgatgttgttgaATCAACTGCTTCTGCTTTTGACCGA GCTAAAAGAGACAAATCTAGAGGCTCACGGCGAGGTCCCTTTGTAGTTGATTTAGATTCAG GTTGTACTACTAAAGTAAGCAAAAACCCCTCACAGGATCAGTCTGATCAAGCTAATGATGAGCTTAACGATTCG GCTAACGCATTTGTCTCTGTCTTGTTTCAGAGGAAGTCTAATAAGGCTGTTGTGGCTCCAGTAGAGGAACCAAAGTTTAACTGCCCAATTTGTCTGGGTCCATTTACCGAGGAGATGTCAACAAAGTGTGGTCATATTTTCTGCAAAAGTTGCATAAAGGACGCCATCTCTCGTCAAGCTAATTGCCCTACATGCAGGAAGAAGGTTACTGCTAAAGGCCTCATTCGAGTTTTCCTTCCAACCAccgaatga